GCACGACCGGGCGAACGGGTCGTCGGTCTGCCACAGCGCGAGGATGATCTCATGGAGTCGGAGCCGGTCCGAGAGCGGCACCTCCGCGTCCGGTGCTTCGAGCGTTTTCATCAACTCGATACGGGCGTGGGCCTGTTCGTCCTTGCTTTTCTTGCGAAACTGCGGCGTGCGCGTCTGGTAGAGGAATTGGTCGAACGTGAGCGCCCCGGACCGAACCGGCTTGTGGGGTTCGTCCTGCTCAGCCAGTCGGGCGACGAGTCGGGGGAGTTCCGGGTCGCGGACGTCCCACGCCCGGCGGACGTCGGCGAGGGTAATGGCCACGGGACCTCCGCGACGAGAGAGGGAAAATAAAAAGTCGGCCGCAGGGGTGATTTACTACTCGACCTGGGACGTGGAGGGCTCACGGACCCGCCGGTGGGGGGACGAATTACTCCTCACCGGAACCCCGACTCGCGGGGTAGCACCAGACCGGTGGGGAGTAATTCGTCCCCCCACCGAAAGCGGGTCTGGAACAGCCCTCCTCGGGACGCATGCCAAGCCATACGCTCGGGCGGCGCAACGCCGCCCCGTTGCAGAGCAACTAAGCTAAATCGTTTCCCCTGCGACCGACTGGCTCCTGACGGTTGTTTTGAATGTCGGCCGGTCCGACAGTTTACTACTCGACCTGGGACGTGGAGGGCTCACGGACTCGCCGGTGGGTACCGTCCGGATCGCCCACCGGAACCACGACTCGCGGGGTAGCACCAGACCGGTGGGCGATCCGGACGGTACCCACCGAAAGCGAGTCTGGAACAGCCCTCCTCGGGACGCATGCCAAGCCATGCGCTCGGGCGGCGCAACGCCGCCCCGTTGCAGAGCAACTAAGCTAAACTCGACCGAACCGGCCGACAATGTGAGTAACTTATAATCGGCTTTCACGTGCGAAGCAAGCAGCGGAGTAAAACTACCGGCGATGGGGTACACGTCACTTGAGTTGGCAGAACAGACTTCCAAGATTCGCGATTGGAGCGATCTCAAACACTTCCGGCTTATGACATCGTAGTCAAACCGAAACGTAGTGATCGGCAGAAACAATAAGTTCTGTCGGTTGTCTGGAGGCGAGACCTCCCCTCGAAAGCCCCTCTCCCGAATCGGGATAGGGGATGAAACGCAAAGCGGCTCGCTTACCAGTCCGATCCGAGGACATTCCCGTCGGCGGGCGTCAGGGCGTACTGCCAAGTCAGCTGGGAAATGCTGTTACTGACGGTTCGGACGCTGCCGTCCATCAGCGCGACGTTGACGACACCCGTGTGGCCGCTCTGAGCCAGCGCCTTGTCCGCCAGCGCCACTTGCACGCCACCCTGCGGCGTGCCGGCCCAGTGGTTACCTGTGGGGAAATTCTCGCTGTTGGCGATGACCGGGGCGACCAGGTACGTCGGGCTGCCGAAGTACCACCCCATGTACCAGATGTTGTTGCCCCCGGTGCCGCCGCCGTTGTTCGTCCCTGTCGGCGTGGCCGAGGCGGCAGAGACAGTCGTGTAAGCAAACGCCTCCGCGATGCCAACGGTATTCGACGTGCCGTCGGAGATAGTGGCGATGGTGTACGCCGGCCCGCGGCCGTTATTGCCGCTACTCCCTTTTACGGTGCCAAACATCTGATAATTAGCGGCGTAACTGCTGGTACTCCAACCCGGCGACGGGTTGGTCTGCCAGTACGTATCTTTCCAGGCGGTCGGTAGGCCGTTCTGGTTGGTCGGGTCGGACGGGCAGTTGTACGTCTTAACCGGGGTGATGGCGGCCCCGTTCGCACCCGAGCCCGGGTTGTTGTAGAGCGCCGTTTGCTCCATGTACGGAAGCAGGTAGTAAAAGATCGATGCCGCTATGTTGTTTTGCTGGGAGTTCGGCAGCGAGGGGTCGCCCGACAGAGCCGGCAACTGGCTGTTGTACGTGCCGGCGAAGTTGTGGATGGCGATACCGAGCTGTTTCAAGTTGTTGGTACACGTGGTACGGGCGGCCGCCTCGCGGACCTTCTGGACGGCCGGCAACAAGAGGCCGATCAGGATCGCGATAATGGCGATCACGACCAGCAATTCAATGAGCGTGAAGCCGCGCGAGCGGTCACACCGCGGTTGGTGGGTCGACATACGCATAAAGAAAGACTCCTGCGAAAAGATAACGACACACTCGGCCTTGGAATGGCCGAAGACGGATGATGTCGAAAGCCACCGGACGCGAACTACTTGGTCAGTTTGAAATCGTAAACACCGGCCGCCGCGTTCTCGACCACCTCGACCGCGAGCGGGGTCTCGGCCTCGCTAGAATAGCGCTGGGGGATTGACACAGGTTGGGCACCGGGGAGCGGGAGCCCCCCGCTGACCGTGACCTTGTACCACCCCAGCGGGGCGCCGGTCTTGTCCATCGTTTTGATGGTGTAACTTCCGTCGGACTGGATGTTGCCGGTCGGCGCCACTGTGGAGTTGTTACCCTTGGCCTTGTCGGGACGGAGAATAACCGACCCACCCGGCAGCGGCTTGCTGTTGAGCGTGACGTGACCGGTAACTGGTAAGACCGCGCCGACAGTGGGGAGCGGTGCCCCACCTCCGCCACAGCCGGCAAGGGCCATCACTCCCACGACGAGGAATGTCGGGAATAGATACCGGGGAAAAGCGATTCGTGATGAGAATTTCACAAGCAGGTCCGGGGAGAGCGGACGGGAGAGAGTGCCGTCTAGCGACGAGCGACGATCTCACAAACGATTGTCGGTGAGATTCCCTATACTCTATGCGAACTGCTCGAACCGGTCAAGGAAATGTGCCCCCGCGACCAGGGCTGATTTGCCATGCGATATCCCTCTGGCATAAATCAGAATCTGCACATTGTGTCGCTAATAAGCGTTGATTCTGCCTGTTTGTGCGGCTACAGCATGAGGAACTCTTATCGATTACTCGGGCTGTAGCCTTTGATCCCTCGATTCTTTAGCTCATCAAGAATTCATAGTAAAACTTGCAGAGAGTGATCGTGGCACAACCTGTCTGTTCTATATGCTCAACTGGCAAGTGCTTCTCGAATACTCTCGCGATGAACTGCTATGATAAATCTCTAATCTTTATCTGAACCCGCCAGCCGAGCGGTTCATGCCGACTTCACGTCTCAGGGGAGTGAAAACCGTGTCAACCGTTTGCAATCGACGAACGTGGGACTACGCGCGATGGTCGATGGTGGCACTGGCGTTGGCTGTGACGGCCGCGTCTTCTCGCGCCCAGATCGTGGCGACGCCCCAGAAAAAGTCCGGCGTTTATGAGTTGGGCGAGAAAATCATCTGGCAAATCGAGGTCCAGCGACCCAAAGACTCCGGCAGCACGAAACCCGCTGCCGAGGTGAAAGAACTCGCCTACGTACTCAAACGCGACGGCCTGACGCCCTACAAGGACGGCGTACTCGACGTGTCGGGTGGTAAAGCCACGCTGGAAACGTCGCTCGACAAACCCGGCTCCGTCCTGCTCGAACTACTCTCAAAAGGCGGCGCGAAGCAAGACAAGGTGCTGGCCGGAGTTCTCGTCGCGCCGGAGAAGATCCAACCGACGACTTCGCCCCCGGCCGATTTCGACGACTTCTGGGCCGCCAAGATCAAAGACCTGGAAGCGATCCCGGCGAACGCCCAATTGGAAGCCGCGGACGGCGGACAGCCCGACATCGAATACTTCAAGCTGCAAATGGACAACATCAACGGCAGCCGCATCTACGGCCAACTGGCGAAGCCGAAGAAGGATAGGAAGTTCCCCGCCCTTCTGATCGTGCAGTGGGCCGGCGTCTACCGGCTCCAAAAGCCTTGGGTCACCGACCGGGCCAAACAAGGCTGGCTCACGCTCAACATCGAACCGCACGATTTGCCGTTCGACAAGCCCGACGAGTTCTACCAGCAAGCCTCAAAAACGAGTCAAAAGGACTACACCTCGATCGGCAGCAGCGACCGCGAGAAAAGCTACTTCCTGCGGATGTACCTGTCCTGTTATCGGGCGGCCGAATACCTCGCCCACCGGCCCGACTGGGATGGAAAAACGCTCGTGGTGATGGGCACGAGCCAGGGCGGTCAGCAATCGTTCGTCACCGCCGGCCTGCACCCGAAAGTCACGGCCATGATCGCCAACGTTCCGGCCGGGTGCGATGTCACCGGCCCGAAAGCCGGGCGGGCGGCCGGGTTCCCGTACTGGGCCGACCAGGTCAAATGGACGAAGAACGAGCAGATCCTGAAAACCGGCCAGTATTACGACGCGGCCAACTTCGCCCGACGGTTCAAGGGCCCGGCTCTGGTCTCGATGGGCCTTATCGACGAAACGTGCCCGCCGACCGGTGTGTACGCGGCCTTGAACCAGGTACAAGGACCGAGGGAAGCGGTCGTACTCGTCAATTCCGACCACCAGGGCCGCAACGGCTCGCAGGGAGCGTTCTACAGCCGCGCCGGGGTATGGTTACAGGCGCTGGCCAAAGGGGAACCGGTCCCGGCCAAGTGATTCGTGGACTGTTCGGTTCCCGATCGCACCACACTTCAAATAACGCCGCCCTCCGATCCATCGGGGGGCGGCGGCGTTGACGGGCTGTGTTCCGTCATGTCGGATTAATACCGGAACTGCATCCCGAGGTTGACCCCCTGGACCCAGAAGTCGGACGTGCGGACGCCGCCGGCCGGTTGGGTGCCGGTTCCGGTCGCGGGGGGAATCTGTTGCGTGTTGATCACCGGATCGATCTGGTTGCCGGGCCGGGCGACACTGTTTAAGTACAGGAACGAGTAGCCGGCGATGAGCCGGATGTGGTCGGAGACCTGATACCCGAAATTCACCGCCGCCGACGGGGCGACGCCGAACGAGTTCGTCGAATACGACCCGATGTTGCTCGGCAACGCGAGCAGACCACCCTCGTGGACGACCGACGGCCCGCCGGGGGGCGTGATGGTCGTCGAACCGTCGATGTTAACTGTGCTATGGACAACCCCGAGCCCGACCGCCGCCCGGGCGCCCACCGACCACCGGCCCGCCCACCACTCGCCGGCGAGCCCGACCTGGCCGCCGTAGAACGTGTTCTGCGTGCTGAACCGGTCCATCACGACGATGTTCGTCCCGGCCGGGACGCCCGGGGTGCCGCCCAGTGCGGTCAGATTCTCGGTGACGGTCAACGTTTCGCCCAGGTTCAACACCTGGAAGCCGGTGATCAGGTCGACGCGGCCGGCGCACGAGCAACAAAGATTGTTCCGCAGGTTGATGTCCCCGCCGATGAAGTTGAGCGTGTCGCGGGTCGTGACCCCGCCGGCCAATATGCCGGGGTACGAGACGAGTTCGGCGGCCGGCAGACCGGTCGAGCCGTCGATGTACGGCCGAGAGTAGATCGGGCTGCCGGGCGACGAGAAGCTGTTCGTATTCGACCCCTGGCCGAGGAAGAAGAAGCTCCCGTCGAGCCCGCAGGTCTGCCCCTCGTCGAACCAGTACCCGCCCCGAACCCGGAACCCGGACAGGAGGCCGAACTGGTCCGTTCCGTTCCCGGCGAGGACCGTCGTGCCCGGAACGCCGAGGACGCCAGCGTTCGCCCGCGACGTGCCGCCCGGTGACGCCGTTACGAGCGCCGGTTGCGGGGTGCCGGAGGCGAACCACATCAAGTAGTCGGCTTCCACCCAGCAGCGACCGGGCGGCCCGCACGTCGGTTTGCAGCACGACGCGACGGGTTCGCACAGGGTCGAGGTCGGCGTTCCGCAACCGGTCGAAATGCCGTTGAAATTGGTGCCCAGCGGCGAGGACGCCGGGGCAGAAAATTGTGGCGGCGTGGACGGCACACCTGTCGCGGCGCCACTCGGGGCCGGCGATTGAACCACGACACTGGGGGCGGCAGTCTGCGAGGTGCCGGCCGCGGGCTGCACGGGGCCGGCGCCAGCAGCCTCCGTGAGTACCATCAGCCCGAGCATGATATTGGGAAGCAAGGTAGTCCTCCTGACCGCGTTGCAGGGGATTGGTAAAAGCTCCGTTCTCTGCCGGAGGTGAAGAAGGTATCGGAAGTCTCTTTAGGCTCCCGCGAGAGGCGCGGATCGTATGAAATCTAACTTCAAAATGTGGTGTCCCTACAACTGACACGACGGGAACGGCAGGCAAAATGATGTCGCCAGTCACGACCTGAACAATCGCGAGTCTCCACTCGGGCACCGTTCCAATCAGGCCCTCGATTAAATGCCGATTATCCCGGTTTCTCAGACGAACCCGCACAATCGATACGCCCGCCATTTCACACTCAGCGCTCTTTCGATCGGGCCTGTGAAGGGTACGCCGGTGGTCCGTCAGCTTTCGGTAAGCGGGCAGGGCTGACCACTGGGGCAGTCGTCTCGACTGGTTCGTGGACCTCGGGACGCCGGTCCCCTGCCAAATCAAGTCGGCGTCCCTGTTTTCGCCGGCTCGGCTCCTTACCATTCCTTTGAACTCCCCTGCACCACTGCCGCTATTCACACCGCTGGTCGCGTCATGCTTTTCGCGGTTCACCTCTCCGACGGAATACTCACTTCTGTTTGGGAAATCGGCGGATGGATCGGGACCGCGTTACTGTTGGCGGTCGCCTGCCGCAAGGTGACTGAGTCTGAAATCCCGCGTATCGGCGTGATGACGGCCGCCTTCTTCGTCGCCTCACAAGTCCACCTGCCCCTGGGCGGCGTCTCCGCGCATCTGTTGCTGAACGGGTTGGTCGGCGTGATCCTCGTCCTTCGGGCGCCTCTGGCGATCGCCGTGGGGCTGGTCTTGCAGGCGCTTCTTTTCGGGCACGGCGGGTTCTACGTCCTGGGCGTTAACGTCTGTGTGTCGGCTGTACCAGCGTTGATCGCCGGGATCGCGTTCGCCCCTTTGCATCGGCTGGGCCTCTTGCAGCGAAAGCCGGTGCGGTTCGCCGCCACGACCGCAATCGCGCTGGTCTGGCTCGCGACGGCAGTGGTCGCCCTGCAATGGGTCCGCTCGCGAATGCAGACCAATTCGAGCCCATTCCCGGACGACCCGGCCCTGTGGTGGGTGGCCGACCCGTGGGTCGCGGTCAGCCTGATCGTCGCGGCCGCCGTAGTCGGCCGGGCGGAACGGTGGTTGGAAGCGGACCCGGAATTCCCGATCGGCCTGCTGCTCGGCGCGGCGACGGCTTACGCCACGGTCGGGTTGAATTGTTTCGTACTTTGGGCGGGTGGGAAGCAAGAGGTGCGCGGACTGGCGGGGTTGGTGCTGCTCGCCCATTTGCCGATCGTCGCGCTCGAGGCGATCGGCGTCGGCTTCGTCGTCGCGTTCCTCGCGAAAGCCAAGCCGGAGTGGCTGGGCACGGCGAAGCCCCTACTCACGACAAGCGAGACGACATCAGCCTCTACTGATTGACTTTCAGCACGACGAAATCGATCTCGCCCGTCGGCCGATACACGGCCAACAGTGCCCCTCGATCGGGGCTCGCCGCCGCGAGCGCGGTGGCGAATTCGTTCGGCGTACCGACGGCCGTCTTGTCCACTTTGACGACGATCGTCCCCGACCCCAATCCGGCCCGCTCCCCTGCCCCGCCGCGGTCGACACTCACAATCACCACGCCCCGCGCGTTCCGCGGGACGCCGAGTGAGGCTGCGTTTTCCGTGGTCAATTCCGCGACCGACACCCCGGTTCCGGGAATCGGGGTACCGGTCAGGGCCGCCAGGGCGGGCGTCCGGACGCCGTAGTTTTGCGGCTGCTCCTCGATAATGACCGTCCGCGCCACCGCTTTGCCGTCGCGCACACACGTCAACTCGATCTGTTCACCGGGAGAGAGTTTGGCCACGACCTTCGACAGCGTGTTGGCCCCGCTCACCGCGTTGCCGCCCACGGCAGTAATCACGTCGCCGACCTTGATGCCGGCCTTCGCCGCCGGAGAGTTCGCGGTGATCTGGTTCACGATGACGGCCGCGCCGCGGGCGATGCCGAGTTGCCCGGCCGTGGTCGCGTCGAGTTCCCGGATCGAGAGCCCGAGGTAGCCGCGCTGGACGACGCCGGTCTTGAGCAACTGCCGGGCGACCTCCCGCGCGAGGTTGCTGCTGATCGCGAGGCCGACGCCCTGGAAGCCCCCGCTCCGCGATTTGATCGCGGCACAGATGCCGATGACCTGTCCGTCCAAGTTCACCAGCGGGCCGCCGCTGTTGCCCGGGTTGATCGCGGCGTCGGTCTGGAGGAAATCTTCGTACTGGTTGAGCTTCAAGTTTTGGCGGCTCTTCGCGCTGACGATCCCGTGCGTGACCGACCCCGCCAGGCCGAACGGCGCGCCCACCGCGAGGACGCGGTCGCCGACTTCCATCGCGTCGCTGGCGCCGAGTTCCACAAACGGAAAGGGTTTGTCGGCGGACAGTTTGATGATCGCGAGATCCGTTTTGGGGTCGCGGCGGATGTCCTTGGAAGCGATCTTCCGGCCGTCCTGCAACGACACTTCGACGGTATCCGCTCCCTCGACAACGTGGAAGTTGGTGAGGACGACTCCAGCCGGGTCGATGATCACGCCCGACCCGAAACCGAGGTTCGGGTCGGAATCGTCGTTCCCTTGAAAGAACTGGCGGAACTCCTCGGGAACCCCCGGCGGGAGCGGGGCGGGCCGGCGTGGGGCGGCCGGCTTCTTGGCCGCGAGCGCTTTGGCCTCAATGCTCACGACGCCGGGCAACACCTTTTTGACCACGTCGCGGAACGTCAGGAGATCGCGCGGCGGGGAGGGGTGCGACGGCGTCGAATCAATGAACGTTCGGGGGGTAGGCAAGGAGGGTAACGGGGGGGGAACGGGGACGGTACCCTGGCCGCGGAGTCCATCCGTCGCACACATCGCCACGAGGACGCCCACACCAAGCCCGACCACGGCGGCCGGTCGCCGAGAACTTTTGCTCACCGGAATACCCTCCTCTGGCGTGTCGACAAACAGACCTGGGGCCACCGGCGGTCGCACCTCTCGTCGGCTTATGCGGGGTGCTGAACGTCAAAAATGATGCGCCGACCCGTCCCGGGCTGAACTATTCTACCCCACCGGACGTGAGCGAAAGGGTGTTTATTCCAGCGAATTTGGGGGTCGACTCGGAGTCGCAGGGGAGATGGGGTCTGGTCAGCTTGGGCAAACTAGAAAGACTCTACCAACTGGGTCGGGACACGCCGGATATCATCCGGTCGCGTTTGTTCGACCCACTTCCTGCCTGGGATGGGCACAATGCACTACCGCCGCGGTTCCTCGCCAGTCCAATGCGTGGCTATCTCGATGGGCCTTATACTCTGCGTGGTCGGGAATGAGACGATTGGTTTTTCCCTAACGCAGACGTCTTTGGGCGAGCGGGAGACGTGAGTCCCCTGATTCTCGACCCGGAAGACACCGTCAATTTCGTTCACCAAAGATTCATGACTGCGTAAGGAGTTCACGACGACGCAAACCGGCAGTTTCTTCCGCGTCGAGAATCGTTTCTTCCGCGTCGAGAATCAGGGGACTCACGTCCCCCGCTCGCCGTTGAACCTTACCCAGACACCCGCGCGGGCTCGACGCTCGCGATCAGGGTCCACGGGTAACGCCGGCCGCGGGCTTTCAGGGGTTCTGGCTCGGGACAGTTCAGAGTGTACGCCCCGCAACTCGGGCAGGGGCGGGACTCGACGGCCTCGCGGGCCAGCGCGGACCAGTTGCCGGTCATTTTCCACGAGCGGTCGCACGACCCGCACGTCACCTTCCATGTACTCACTTCAGTCACCCATCCGTTATGTTCACCCGCGAGCCGTCTGGTCCGGCCGCGGGCGTGGTCAACCGGAAAGAGCGAAGTTAATACCCCGCGTCCCGCCGTTCGCCCGGGTTCGCGGGAAACCCCTTGAACCCGTAAAGAACCCGAACCGACCAGTCTGCCACCGGGATTCCGCCGTCTGAGGCAATGACCTCGACTGGTGGATCAACCCGGTCGAAAGCTCGTTCTAGTTCGGGGCTCAGATCGCCAACGTACACGAACGTCCGACCCCGGAATGCTTGCGCGTCGGCGAGCGGGTTCGGGTGCCAAAAATCATATTGGCTGTGCCTGTCGTCCAGGGCCGCCCCGAACGTGAATGTTTCCGGGTGATTCCGGCAATAAAAAGCCAACTCACCCGGCACGAACCAGGTCATCGCGGCCACGGGTGGGTCATACCCCTCGACCGCGCGGACGCGCTCCCGAGCCTCGTCCACCGCGCGGGCGAGTGTTCGCCAGCCTTGAAGGCGACAGGTCGGGTCGAGTTTCCGAACCGGCGTCGGATTGGTCGGCGTCGGCTCACTTACGAGTGATGCCAGAACTGGGCGAATCATCCACGGGAAGCGGACCACGACCCCGCCGGCCAACCCGCCCACAATACCCAAAGCAAGGAATCCGCTGGCCGTCCGCCGGTACCACGGGCGCGGGTCCACGATCTGACGGCTCACCCATGCGACCGCCAGCACACAGCCGGTCACGTAAGCCGCCGCGGGCCAGTTCGGCTGGCCTTTGGCTTTGACGGACGCGACGGCGAACAGTGCCCAGACCGGCACCGACGTCCACCAGAGGAACGCGACCCCTATGTCCCCTTCCCTTCCCCGCCGCGGGGCAAACCAGACGGCAGCTCCGACCCACGCCACGAACCAGTACCCGAACAACAGGCCGAACTGTCCGCCCACGTAATCGAGCAGTCCCAGGAAGCCGGCGAACTCGGCCACCGGCTCCCCGTCCCGCCCCGGACCGGCCGCCATCGTGAATATGTGCCGGATGCTGACCCAGTCGTGGCCCGCGTTCCAAATACCAATCGGGATGAGCCCGACCGTCGCGATCGCACACATGAGGGCGAAGCCGCGCTTTGCAGGTGGGGTCCATCCACCGGCCCAAAACAGGTGGGCCGCGACGCACGCGGGGAACAGCACCATCGTTTGCTTCGCGAGCAGACCGGCCGCGCAAACCGCGCCGGCCGCGGCCCACACCCACCACCACCCGCCGGTCACGCCCCGTTGAACGAACACGCAGGCCCACGCCCAGCAGCAGAGGTACGGCGCGTCGATCGTGATCATGACGGAGCCGGCAGTCAACGGCGGAACGGTGAGGACGAGGGCGGTGACGACGAGCGCGAAACGATTGCTGACAAAGGTCTGCCTGGCGAGCTTGAAGATCGCGGTCAGGAGCAAGACGTTACACAGCACCGCCGGCGCGCGAACGGCCGGCATGAGTGTTCCGGTCGTCTGCACCGCGAAGTCGCCAAGCAGTTCACACCCGCCCCGGATGAGCAGGGCGATGAGCGGCCCCTTGCTGTAGTAACACCAGTCGAGCCGCCGCGACCAGTCCCAGTAGTGCGCCTCGTCCGGCGACAGATCGACGGGGCACGCGAGGAAGAGGTAAAGTAGGTTGACGACGGTGAAGCCAACGATCAGCGCGCAAGCGACCCGCCGCGCCGACAGAAAGTTGGCGGAGACTTTCCCGGTGAGCGGGAGTGGAATCGGGTTCTTGGCAATTGTCGCCGTCATTCCGTTTTGAACAATTCTCGGGTCATCGGGCCGGTTGAGGGGCGCGGCGTGGTTGTAAACTGCCCCGATTGGCCCGTCAAGGTAGGCTTGGGAAGGCTCGTAAACTGGTGTAAATGACGAAAACCGTAGTGTCGCGCGCGCGTCCGGACGCGAGTGCAGGCGAAAGCTCTGGGCGACGAACCCTCCCCATCTCGCTCACGTGCGACAGAGTGACCGGTGCCGAGACCGGGCAGGTCGAGGGCTCGCAGGCTCTTTCGGACAGGGCCTCGCTTAGGTTCCGGTCGTTTCGGAGGTTCCGCGGCTAAAAATCGTATTTTGGGGAGACTGGATAGACATGGACTACGCTGGACGATCTGGTCAATGTTTATTAAATGCTATTAAGAATTACGATCTGATTGAGGAGCATATGCGTTTCGGGACGGCCCCGGCGAATCGCGACGAATGTCTGCGGCGGTGTCCTTCGGAGGAAGCGACACCGCCGCAGGTTTGCACCATGATTCCTGTTCGCACACCAGAAACCATTCAACCCGCGATATCCCCGACCACCTTGGCCAACCCTTCGTGCGTAATGATGAACGGAATCTGCTCGCGGCGGGCACCGATGGCGTGCTCGGATTTGAACCGGCGGATCGACGCTTTCGCCAACCCGGCCAATCGCACTTCAAAATAAAGAACGTCGTTCCCGCGGCTCCCCGGAGTGTCGCTTCGGAGGAGGGCTGCGGACTGGTGCTGGTCGATCTCCACGACCTTGAGCTTTTCCGGCAACCCGGTCACGCTGGCCGCGATGCGGTCGGCCCACGCCGACAAGGTCAGTGAGGCGTCGGCCTGGCCGACCCGGTCGAGGGCGACTTCCCAGACCTGGCAGCCGAGCGTGTCCGTGCGGTCGGCCTCGATGCGGACCGCCCAGCCGCTGTCGGCGAACGTCTCGGCCCA
This is a stretch of genomic DNA from Fimbriiglobus ruber. It encodes these proteins:
- a CDS encoding BBP7 family outer membrane beta-barrel protein, with the translated sequence MLPNIMLGLMVLTEAAGAGPVQPAAGTSQTAAPSVVVQSPAPSGAATGVPSTPPQFSAPASSPLGTNFNGISTGCGTPTSTLCEPVASCCKPTCGPPGRCWVEADYLMWFASGTPQPALVTASPGGTSRANAGVLGVPGTTVLAGNGTDQFGLLSGFRVRGGYWFDEGQTCGLDGSFFFLGQGSNTNSFSSPGSPIYSRPYIDGSTGLPAAELVSYPGILAGGVTTRDTLNFIGGDINLRNNLCCSCAGRVDLITGFQVLNLGETLTVTENLTALGGTPGVPAGTNIVVMDRFSTQNTFYGGQVGLAGEWWAGRWSVGARAAVGLGVVHSTVNIDGSTTITPPGGPSVVHEGGLLALPSNIGSYSTNSFGVAPSAAVNFGYQVSDHIRLIAGYSFLYLNSVARPGNQIDPVINTQQIPPATGTGTQPAGGVRTSDFWVQGVNLGMQFRY
- a CDS encoding acetylxylan esterase, with product MSTVCNRRTWDYARWSMVALALAVTAASSRAQIVATPQKKSGVYELGEKIIWQIEVQRPKDSGSTKPAAEVKELAYVLKRDGLTPYKDGVLDVSGGKATLETSLDKPGSVLLELLSKGGAKQDKVLAGVLVAPEKIQPTTSPPADFDDFWAAKIKDLEAIPANAQLEAADGGQPDIEYFKLQMDNINGSRIYGQLAKPKKDRKFPALLIVQWAGVYRLQKPWVTDRAKQGWLTLNIEPHDLPFDKPDEFYQQASKTSQKDYTSIGSSDREKSYFLRMYLSCYRAAEYLAHRPDWDGKTLVVMGTSQGGQQSFVTAGLHPKVTAMIANVPAGCDVTGPKAGRAAGFPYWADQVKWTKNEQILKTGQYYDAANFARRFKGPALVSMGLIDETCPPTGVYAALNQVQGPREAVVLVNSDHQGRNGSQGAFYSRAGVWLQALAKGEPVPAK
- a CDS encoding Do family serine endopeptidase — its product is MSKSSRRPAAVVGLGVGVLVAMCATDGLRGQGTVPVPPPLPSLPTPRTFIDSTPSHPSPPRDLLTFRDVVKKVLPGVVSIEAKALAAKKPAAPRRPAPLPPGVPEEFRQFFQGNDDSDPNLGFGSGVIIDPAGVVLTNFHVVEGADTVEVSLQDGRKIASKDIRRDPKTDLAIIKLSADKPFPFVELGASDAMEVGDRVLAVGAPFGLAGSVTHGIVSAKSRQNLKLNQYEDFLQTDAAINPGNSGGPLVNLDGQVIGICAAIKSRSGGFQGVGLAISSNLAREVARQLLKTGVVQRGYLGLSIRELDATTAGQLGIARGAAVIVNQITANSPAAKAGIKVGDVITAVGGNAVSGANTLSKVVAKLSPGEQIELTCVRDGKAVARTVIIEEQPQNYGVRTPALAALTGTPIPGTGVSVAELTTENAASLGVPRNARGVVIVSVDRGGAGERAGLGSGTIVVKVDKTAVGTPNEFATALAAASPDRGALLAVYRPTGEIDFVVLKVNQ
- a CDS encoding CbiM family transporter; amino-acid sequence: MLFAVHLSDGILTSVWEIGGWIGTALLLAVACRKVTESEIPRIGVMTAAFFVASQVHLPLGGVSAHLLLNGLVGVILVLRAPLAIAVGLVLQALLFGHGGFYVLGVNVCVSAVPALIAGIAFAPLHRLGLLQRKPVRFAATTAIALVWLATAVVALQWVRSRMQTNSSPFPDDPALWWVADPWVAVSLIVAAAVVGRAERWLEADPEFPIGLLLGAATAYATVGLNCFVLWAGGKQEVRGLAGLVLLAHLPIVALEAIGVGFVVAFLAKAKPEWLGTAKPLLTTSETTSASTD
- a CDS encoding DUF1559 domain-containing protein; amino-acid sequence: MRMSTHQPRCDRSRGFTLIELLVVIAIIAILIGLLLPAVQKVREAAARTTCTNNLKQLGIAIHNFAGTYNSQLPALSGDPSLPNSQQNNIAASIFYYLLPYMEQTALYNNPGSGANGAAITPVKTYNCPSDPTNQNGLPTAWKDTYWQTNPSPGWSTSSYAANYQMFGTVKGSSGNNGRGPAYTIATISDGTSNTVGIAEAFAYTTVSAASATPTGTNNGGGTGGNNIWYMGWYFGSPTYLVAPVIANSENFPTGNHWAGTPQGGVQVALADKALAQSGHTGVVNVALMDGSVRTVSNSISQLTWQYALTPADGNVLGSDW
- a CDS encoding ArnT family glycosyltransferase; this translates as MTATIAKNPIPLPLTGKVSANFLSARRVACALIVGFTVVNLLYLFLACPVDLSPDEAHYWDWSRRLDWCYYSKGPLIALLIRGGCELLGDFAVQTTGTLMPAVRAPAVLCNVLLLTAIFKLARQTFVSNRFALVVTALVLTVPPLTAGSVMITIDAPYLCCWAWACVFVQRGVTGGWWWVWAAAGAVCAAGLLAKQTMVLFPACVAAHLFWAGGWTPPAKRGFALMCAIATVGLIPIGIWNAGHDWVSIRHIFTMAAGPGRDGEPVAEFAGFLGLLDYVGGQFGLLFGYWFVAWVGAAVWFAPRRGREGDIGVAFLWWTSVPVWALFAVASVKAKGQPNWPAAAYVTGCVLAVAWVSRQIVDPRPWYRRTASGFLALGIVGGLAGGVVVRFPWMIRPVLASLVSEPTPTNPTPVRKLDPTCRLQGWRTLARAVDEARERVRAVEGYDPPVAAMTWFVPGELAFYCRNHPETFTFGAALDDRHSQYDFWHPNPLADAQAFRGRTFVYVGDLSPELERAFDRVDPPVEVIASDGGIPVADWSVRVLYGFKGFPANPGERRDAGY